From Canis aureus isolate CA01 chromosome 7, VMU_Caureus_v.1.0, whole genome shotgun sequence, a single genomic window includes:
- the SLC17A5 gene encoding sialin isoform X3, which yields MRSPTRGLASSDGEEGSDRTPLLQSTPRVEAAPVCCSARYNLAVLAFFGFFVLYALRVNLSVALVDMVDSNTTLADNRTSKECAEHSAPIKVLHNQTGKRYQWDAETQGWILGSFFYGYIITQIPGGYIASKVGGKLLLGFGILGTAVFTLFTPIAADFGVGALIVLRALEGLGEGVTFPAMHAMWSSWAPPLERSKLLSISYAGAQLGTVISLPLSGIICFYMNWTYVFYLFGIVGIIWFILWIFLVSETPETHKTISRQEKEYILSSLKNQLSSQKSVPWIPMLKSLPLWAIVVAHFSYNWTFYTLLTLLPTYMKEILRFNVQENGLLSALPYFGCWLCMILSGQAADNLRAKWNFSTICVRRVFSLIGMIGPAVFLVAAGFIGCDYSLAVVFLTISTTLGGFCSSGFSINHLDIAPSDRDRGRPRHRQREKQAPHRKPDVGLDPGSPGSHPGPKVVPNR from the exons ATGAGGTCCCCGACTCGGGGCCTGGCCTCGAGCGATGGCGAGGAGGGCTCAGATAGGACGCCCCTCCTGCAGAGCACGCCGCGGGTGGAAGCCG CTCCAGTGTGCTGCTCTGCTCGTTACAACTTAGCAGTTTTGGCTTTTTTTGGTTTCTTCGTTCTCTATGCATTACGTGTGAATCTGAGTGTTGCATTAGTGGATATGGTAGATTCAAATACAACTTTAGCAGATAATAGAACTTCTAAGGAATGTGCAGAGCATTCTGCTCCCATAAAAGTTCTTCATAATCAAACG GGTAAAAGGTACCAATGGGATGCAGAAACTCAAGGATGGATTCTCGGTTCTTTTTTTTACGGCTACATCATCACCCAGATTCCTGGAGGATATATTGCCAGCAAAGTGGGGGGGAAACTGCTGCTAGGATTTGGGATCCTTGGCACTGCTGTCTTTACCCTGTTCACTCCCATTGCTGCAGATTTTGGAGTTGGAGCCCTCATTGTACTCAGGGCACTAGAAGGATTAGGAgag GGTGTTACATTTCCAGCTATGCATGCCATGTGGTCTTCATGGGCTCCCCCTCTTGAAAGGAGCAAGCTTCTTAGCATTTCATATGCAG GAGCACAGCTTGGAACAGTaatttctcttcccctttctggaATAATTTGTTTCTATATGAACTGGACTTACGTCTTCTACCTTTTTG gtaTAGTTGGCatcatttggtttattttatggATCTTTTTAGTTAGTGAAACTCCAGAGACTCACAAGACAATCTCCCGCCaggaaaaagaatatattctttcatcattaaaaaatcaG CTTTCATCACAGAAGTCAGTGCCATGGATACCCATGCTAAAATCACTGCCGCTTTGGGCTATTGTAGTAGCACATTTTTCTTACAACTGGACTTTTTACACTTTATTGACGTTATTGCCTACTTACATGAAGGAGATCCTAAGGTTCAATGTTCAAGAG AATGGGCTTCTATCTGCACTGCCTTACTTTGGCTGTTGGTTATGTATGATCTTGTCTGGTCAAGCTGCTGACAATTTAAGGGCAAAATGGAATTTTTCAACAATATGTGTCCGAAGAGTTTTTAGCCTAATAG GAATGATTGGACCTGCTGTATTCCTGGTAGCCGCTGGATTTATAGGTTGTGACTATTCATTGGCCGTTGTGTTCTTAACCATATCCACAACACTGGGAGGCTTTTGCTCTTCTGGATTTAGCATCAACCATCTGGATATTGCTCCTTC
- the SLC17A5 gene encoding sialin isoform X5 produces MRSPTRGLASSDGEEGSDRTPLLQSTPRVEAAPVCCSARYNLAVLAFFGFFVLYALRVNLSVALVDMVDSNTTLADNRTSKECAEHSAPIKVLHNQTGKRYQWDAETQGWILGSFFYGYIITQIPGGYIASKVGGKLLLGFGILGTAVFTLFTPIAADFGVGALIVLRALEGLGEGVTFPAMHAMWSSWAPPLERSKLLSISYAGAQLGTVISLPLSGIICFYMNWTYVFYLFGIVGIIWFILWIFLVSETPETHKTISRQEKEYILSSLKNQLSSQKSVPWIPMLKSLPLWAIVVAHFSYNWTFYTLLTLLPTYMKEILRFNVQENGLLSALPYFGCWLCMILSGQAADNLRAKWNFSTICVRRVFSLIGMLVSSWASQIHLPLFQEWLGLSLLKV; encoded by the exons ATGAGGTCCCCGACTCGGGGCCTGGCCTCGAGCGATGGCGAGGAGGGCTCAGATAGGACGCCCCTCCTGCAGAGCACGCCGCGGGTGGAAGCCG CTCCAGTGTGCTGCTCTGCTCGTTACAACTTAGCAGTTTTGGCTTTTTTTGGTTTCTTCGTTCTCTATGCATTACGTGTGAATCTGAGTGTTGCATTAGTGGATATGGTAGATTCAAATACAACTTTAGCAGATAATAGAACTTCTAAGGAATGTGCAGAGCATTCTGCTCCCATAAAAGTTCTTCATAATCAAACG GGTAAAAGGTACCAATGGGATGCAGAAACTCAAGGATGGATTCTCGGTTCTTTTTTTTACGGCTACATCATCACCCAGATTCCTGGAGGATATATTGCCAGCAAAGTGGGGGGGAAACTGCTGCTAGGATTTGGGATCCTTGGCACTGCTGTCTTTACCCTGTTCACTCCCATTGCTGCAGATTTTGGAGTTGGAGCCCTCATTGTACTCAGGGCACTAGAAGGATTAGGAgag GGTGTTACATTTCCAGCTATGCATGCCATGTGGTCTTCATGGGCTCCCCCTCTTGAAAGGAGCAAGCTTCTTAGCATTTCATATGCAG GAGCACAGCTTGGAACAGTaatttctcttcccctttctggaATAATTTGTTTCTATATGAACTGGACTTACGTCTTCTACCTTTTTG gtaTAGTTGGCatcatttggtttattttatggATCTTTTTAGTTAGTGAAACTCCAGAGACTCACAAGACAATCTCCCGCCaggaaaaagaatatattctttcatcattaaaaaatcaG CTTTCATCACAGAAGTCAGTGCCATGGATACCCATGCTAAAATCACTGCCGCTTTGGGCTATTGTAGTAGCACATTTTTCTTACAACTGGACTTTTTACACTTTATTGACGTTATTGCCTACTTACATGAAGGAGATCCTAAGGTTCAATGTTCAAGAG AATGGGCTTCTATCTGCACTGCCTTACTTTGGCTGTTGGTTATGTATGATCTTGTCTGGTCAAGCTGCTGACAATTTAAGGGCAAAATGGAATTTTTCAACAATATGTGTCCGAAGAGTTTTTAGCCTAATAG GTATGCTGGTATCCTCCTGGGCATCACAAATACATTTGCCACTATTCCAGGAATGGTTGGGCCTGTCATTGCTAAAAGTCTGA
- the SLC17A5 gene encoding sialin isoform X1 has protein sequence MRSPTRGLASSDGEEGSDRTPLLQSTPRVEAAPVCCSARYNLAVLAFFGFFVLYALRVNLSVALVDMVDSNTTLADNRTSKECAEHSAPIKVLHNQTGKRYQWDAETQGWILGSFFYGYIITQIPGGYIASKVGGKLLLGFGILGTAVFTLFTPIAADFGVGALIVLRALEGLGEGVTFPAMHAMWSSWAPPLERSKLLSISYAGAQLGTVISLPLSGIICFYMNWTYVFYLFGIVGIIWFILWIFLVSETPETHKTISRQEKEYILSSLKNQLSSQKSVPWIPMLKSLPLWAIVVAHFSYNWTFYTLLTLLPTYMKEILRFNVQENGLLSALPYFGCWLCMILSGQAADNLRAKWNFSTICVRRVFSLIGMIGPAVFLVAAGFIGCDYSLAVVFLTISTTLGGFCSSGFSINHLDIAPSYAGILLGITNTFATIPGMVGPVIAKSLTPDNTIREWQTVFYIAAAINVFGAIFFSLFAKGEVQNWALDDRHGHRN, from the exons ATGAGGTCCCCGACTCGGGGCCTGGCCTCGAGCGATGGCGAGGAGGGCTCAGATAGGACGCCCCTCCTGCAGAGCACGCCGCGGGTGGAAGCCG CTCCAGTGTGCTGCTCTGCTCGTTACAACTTAGCAGTTTTGGCTTTTTTTGGTTTCTTCGTTCTCTATGCATTACGTGTGAATCTGAGTGTTGCATTAGTGGATATGGTAGATTCAAATACAACTTTAGCAGATAATAGAACTTCTAAGGAATGTGCAGAGCATTCTGCTCCCATAAAAGTTCTTCATAATCAAACG GGTAAAAGGTACCAATGGGATGCAGAAACTCAAGGATGGATTCTCGGTTCTTTTTTTTACGGCTACATCATCACCCAGATTCCTGGAGGATATATTGCCAGCAAAGTGGGGGGGAAACTGCTGCTAGGATTTGGGATCCTTGGCACTGCTGTCTTTACCCTGTTCACTCCCATTGCTGCAGATTTTGGAGTTGGAGCCCTCATTGTACTCAGGGCACTAGAAGGATTAGGAgag GGTGTTACATTTCCAGCTATGCATGCCATGTGGTCTTCATGGGCTCCCCCTCTTGAAAGGAGCAAGCTTCTTAGCATTTCATATGCAG GAGCACAGCTTGGAACAGTaatttctcttcccctttctggaATAATTTGTTTCTATATGAACTGGACTTACGTCTTCTACCTTTTTG gtaTAGTTGGCatcatttggtttattttatggATCTTTTTAGTTAGTGAAACTCCAGAGACTCACAAGACAATCTCCCGCCaggaaaaagaatatattctttcatcattaaaaaatcaG CTTTCATCACAGAAGTCAGTGCCATGGATACCCATGCTAAAATCACTGCCGCTTTGGGCTATTGTAGTAGCACATTTTTCTTACAACTGGACTTTTTACACTTTATTGACGTTATTGCCTACTTACATGAAGGAGATCCTAAGGTTCAATGTTCAAGAG AATGGGCTTCTATCTGCACTGCCTTACTTTGGCTGTTGGTTATGTATGATCTTGTCTGGTCAAGCTGCTGACAATTTAAGGGCAAAATGGAATTTTTCAACAATATGTGTCCGAAGAGTTTTTAGCCTAATAG GAATGATTGGACCTGCTGTATTCCTGGTAGCCGCTGGATTTATAGGTTGTGACTATTCATTGGCCGTTGTGTTCTTAACCATATCCACAACACTGGGAGGCTTTTGCTCTTCTGGATTTAGCATCAACCATCTGGATATTGCTCCTTC GTATGCTGGTATCCTCCTGGGCATCACAAATACATTTGCCACTATTCCAGGAATGGTTGGGCCTGTCATTGCTAAAAGTCTGACCCCTGAT
- the SLC17A5 gene encoding sialin isoform X4: MRSPTRGLASSDGEEGSDRTPLLQSTPRVEAAPVCCSARYNLAVLAFFGFFVLYALRVNLSVALVDMVDSNTTLADNRTSKECAEHSAPIKVLHNQTGKRYQWDAETQGWILGSFFYGYIITQIPGGYIASKVGGKLLLGFGILGTAVFTLFTPIAADFGVGALIVLRALEGLGEGVTFPAMHAMWSSWAPPLERSKLLSISYAGAQLGTVISLPLSGIICFYMNWTYVFYLFGIVGIIWFILWIFLVSETPETHKTISRQEKEYILSSLKNQLSSQKSVPWIPMLKSLPLWAIVVAHFSYNWTFYTLLTLLPTYMKEILRFNVQENGLLSALPYFGCWLCMILSGQAADNLRAKWNFSTICVRRVFSLIGMIGPAVFLVAAGFIGCDYSLAVVFLTISTTLGGFCSSGFSINHLDIAPSTLLENGKQFSILLLL; the protein is encoded by the exons ATGAGGTCCCCGACTCGGGGCCTGGCCTCGAGCGATGGCGAGGAGGGCTCAGATAGGACGCCCCTCCTGCAGAGCACGCCGCGGGTGGAAGCCG CTCCAGTGTGCTGCTCTGCTCGTTACAACTTAGCAGTTTTGGCTTTTTTTGGTTTCTTCGTTCTCTATGCATTACGTGTGAATCTGAGTGTTGCATTAGTGGATATGGTAGATTCAAATACAACTTTAGCAGATAATAGAACTTCTAAGGAATGTGCAGAGCATTCTGCTCCCATAAAAGTTCTTCATAATCAAACG GGTAAAAGGTACCAATGGGATGCAGAAACTCAAGGATGGATTCTCGGTTCTTTTTTTTACGGCTACATCATCACCCAGATTCCTGGAGGATATATTGCCAGCAAAGTGGGGGGGAAACTGCTGCTAGGATTTGGGATCCTTGGCACTGCTGTCTTTACCCTGTTCACTCCCATTGCTGCAGATTTTGGAGTTGGAGCCCTCATTGTACTCAGGGCACTAGAAGGATTAGGAgag GGTGTTACATTTCCAGCTATGCATGCCATGTGGTCTTCATGGGCTCCCCCTCTTGAAAGGAGCAAGCTTCTTAGCATTTCATATGCAG GAGCACAGCTTGGAACAGTaatttctcttcccctttctggaATAATTTGTTTCTATATGAACTGGACTTACGTCTTCTACCTTTTTG gtaTAGTTGGCatcatttggtttattttatggATCTTTTTAGTTAGTGAAACTCCAGAGACTCACAAGACAATCTCCCGCCaggaaaaagaatatattctttcatcattaaaaaatcaG CTTTCATCACAGAAGTCAGTGCCATGGATACCCATGCTAAAATCACTGCCGCTTTGGGCTATTGTAGTAGCACATTTTTCTTACAACTGGACTTTTTACACTTTATTGACGTTATTGCCTACTTACATGAAGGAGATCCTAAGGTTCAATGTTCAAGAG AATGGGCTTCTATCTGCACTGCCTTACTTTGGCTGTTGGTTATGTATGATCTTGTCTGGTCAAGCTGCTGACAATTTAAGGGCAAAATGGAATTTTTCAACAATATGTGTCCGAAGAGTTTTTAGCCTAATAG GAATGATTGGACCTGCTGTATTCCTGGTAGCCGCTGGATTTATAGGTTGTGACTATTCATTGGCCGTTGTGTTCTTAACCATATCCACAACACTGGGAGGCTTTTGCTCTTCTGGATTTAGCATCAACCATCTGGATATTGCTCCTTC
- the SLC17A5 gene encoding sialin isoform X2: MASDSNPASEDTFQAPVCCSARYNLAVLAFFGFFVLYALRVNLSVALVDMVDSNTTLADNRTSKECAEHSAPIKVLHNQTGKRYQWDAETQGWILGSFFYGYIITQIPGGYIASKVGGKLLLGFGILGTAVFTLFTPIAADFGVGALIVLRALEGLGEGVTFPAMHAMWSSWAPPLERSKLLSISYAGAQLGTVISLPLSGIICFYMNWTYVFYLFGIVGIIWFILWIFLVSETPETHKTISRQEKEYILSSLKNQLSSQKSVPWIPMLKSLPLWAIVVAHFSYNWTFYTLLTLLPTYMKEILRFNVQENGLLSALPYFGCWLCMILSGQAADNLRAKWNFSTICVRRVFSLIGMIGPAVFLVAAGFIGCDYSLAVVFLTISTTLGGFCSSGFSINHLDIAPSYAGILLGITNTFATIPGMVGPVIAKSLTPDNTIREWQTVFYIAAAINVFGAIFFSLFAKGEVQNWALDDRHGHRN; this comes from the exons ATGGCTTCTGATTCAAACCCAGCCTCTGAGGATACTTTTCAAG CTCCAGTGTGCTGCTCTGCTCGTTACAACTTAGCAGTTTTGGCTTTTTTTGGTTTCTTCGTTCTCTATGCATTACGTGTGAATCTGAGTGTTGCATTAGTGGATATGGTAGATTCAAATACAACTTTAGCAGATAATAGAACTTCTAAGGAATGTGCAGAGCATTCTGCTCCCATAAAAGTTCTTCATAATCAAACG GGTAAAAGGTACCAATGGGATGCAGAAACTCAAGGATGGATTCTCGGTTCTTTTTTTTACGGCTACATCATCACCCAGATTCCTGGAGGATATATTGCCAGCAAAGTGGGGGGGAAACTGCTGCTAGGATTTGGGATCCTTGGCACTGCTGTCTTTACCCTGTTCACTCCCATTGCTGCAGATTTTGGAGTTGGAGCCCTCATTGTACTCAGGGCACTAGAAGGATTAGGAgag GGTGTTACATTTCCAGCTATGCATGCCATGTGGTCTTCATGGGCTCCCCCTCTTGAAAGGAGCAAGCTTCTTAGCATTTCATATGCAG GAGCACAGCTTGGAACAGTaatttctcttcccctttctggaATAATTTGTTTCTATATGAACTGGACTTACGTCTTCTACCTTTTTG gtaTAGTTGGCatcatttggtttattttatggATCTTTTTAGTTAGTGAAACTCCAGAGACTCACAAGACAATCTCCCGCCaggaaaaagaatatattctttcatcattaaaaaatcaG CTTTCATCACAGAAGTCAGTGCCATGGATACCCATGCTAAAATCACTGCCGCTTTGGGCTATTGTAGTAGCACATTTTTCTTACAACTGGACTTTTTACACTTTATTGACGTTATTGCCTACTTACATGAAGGAGATCCTAAGGTTCAATGTTCAAGAG AATGGGCTTCTATCTGCACTGCCTTACTTTGGCTGTTGGTTATGTATGATCTTGTCTGGTCAAGCTGCTGACAATTTAAGGGCAAAATGGAATTTTTCAACAATATGTGTCCGAAGAGTTTTTAGCCTAATAG GAATGATTGGACCTGCTGTATTCCTGGTAGCCGCTGGATTTATAGGTTGTGACTATTCATTGGCCGTTGTGTTCTTAACCATATCCACAACACTGGGAGGCTTTTGCTCTTCTGGATTTAGCATCAACCATCTGGATATTGCTCCTTC GTATGCTGGTATCCTCCTGGGCATCACAAATACATTTGCCACTATTCCAGGAATGGTTGGGCCTGTCATTGCTAAAAGTCTGACCCCTGAT